A genomic segment from Glycine max cultivar Williams 82 chromosome 1, Glycine_max_v4.0, whole genome shotgun sequence encodes:
- the LOC100785180 gene encoding chlorophyll a-b binding protein CP29.2, chloroplastic, which yields MATATAAATSSFMGTRLLEAHSGAGRVQARFGFGKKKAAAPKKVSRGSGSSSDRPLWYPGAKAPEYLDGSLVGDYGFDPFGLGKPAEYLQFELDSLDQNLAKNVAGDIIGTRTELADVKSTPFQPYSEVFGLQRFRECELIHGRWAMLATLGALTVEWLTGVTWQDAGKVELVEGSSYLGQPLPFSITTLIWIEVLVIGYIEFQRNAELDPEKRLYPGGSYFDPLGLASDPEKKATLQLAEIKHARLAMVGFLGFAVQAAATGKGPLNNWATHLSDPLHTTIIDTFSSSS from the exons ATGGCCACCGCAACAGCAGCAGCCACCTCGTCCTTCATGGGGACGCGCCTCCTGGAGGCCCACTCCGGGGCGGGGCGGGTGCAGGCCCGGTTCGGGTTTGGCAAGAAGAAAGCCGCCGCCCCGAAGAAAGTTTCCAGGGGGTCGGGCTCTAGCTCCGATAGGCCCCTGTGGTATCCGGGCGCCAAGGCGCCCGAGTACCTGGATGGGAGCCTTGTCGGAGACTACGGATTCGACCCATTTGGGCTAGGGAAGCCCGCCGAGTACCTGCAGTTCGAGTTGGACTCGCTGGACCAGAACCTTGCGAAGAACGTGGCTGGGGACATCATTGGGACCAGGACCGAGCTCGCGGACGTGAAGTCCACGCCGTTCCAGCCCTACAGCGAGGTGTTCGGGCTGCAGAGGTTCCGCGAGTGCGAGCTCATTCACGGGAGGTGGGCCATGCTCGCCACTCTCGGAGCTCTCACTGTTGAGTGGCTCACTGGTGTTACATGGCAAGACGCCGGAAAG GTGGAGCTAGTGGAAGGTTCATCATACCTAGGGCAACCACTTCCATTCTCAATCACCACACTGATCTGGATCGAGGTTCTCGTAATTGGCTACATAGAGTTCCAGAGGAACGCAGAGCTGGACCCAGAAAAGAGGCTGTACCCAGGTGGCAGTTACTTCGACCCACTGGGCCTGGCCTCAGATCCAGAGAAGAAAGCCACCCTTCAATTGGCGGAGATCAAGCACGCCCGTCTCGCCATGGTGGGCTTCTTGGGCTTTGCAGTCCAAGCTGCCGCCACTGGCAAGGGCCCGCTCAACAACTGGGCCACCCACTTGAGTGACCCACTCCACACAACCATCATTGACACCTTCTCATCCTCCTCTtaa
- the LOC100305961 gene encoding High mobility group B protein 1-like (The RefSeq protein has 1 substitution compared to this genomic sequence) codes for MKTAKGKGAARPSKESLKPVDDRKVGKRKASGKPEKSRAPKKEKKAKKDPNKPKRPPSAFLVFLEEFRKTFKAENPLVKAVSVVGKAGGEKWKSLSSAEKAPYEAKAAKRKAEYEKLIKAYEKKQASSADDDESDKSKSEVNDEDDASGEEDHQEDEDDEEEEDDEDDD; via the exons ATGAAGACTGCAAAGGGCAAGGGAGCAGCGAGGCCCTCAAAAGAATCACTGAAGCCTGTTGATGACCG AAAGGTTGGAAAGCGGAAGGCTTCTGGTAAGCCTGAGAAAAGCAGAGCAccaaagaaggagaagaaggccAAGAAAGACCCCAACAAGCCTAAAAGACCACCGAGTGCTTTCTTCGTGTTCCT TGAGGAGTTCAGGAAGACCTTTAAGGCTGAGAATCCTCTCGTGAAGGCTGTATCAGTT GTTGGAAAAGCTGGAGGAGAGAAATGGAAATCCCTGTCCAGTGCT gagAAAGCTCCATATGAAGCCAAGGCTGCAAAAAGGAAAGCTGAGTATGAAAAACTTATCAAAGCTTATGAGAAAAAGCAG GCAAGCTCTgcagatgatgatgaatcaGACAAGTCCAAATCTGAAGtgaatgatgaagatgatgCCAGTGGAGAG GAGGACCACCAAGAGGACGAGGATGATGAGGAGGAAGAGGACGATGAAGATGATGACTGA
- the LOC100786227 gene encoding probable pyridoxal 5'-phosphate synthase subunit PDX2 isoform X1: MAVVGVLALQGSFNEHIAALRRLGVKGVEIRKPEQLNTISSLIIPGGESTTMAKLAEYHNLFPALREFVQMGKPVWGTCAGLIFLANKAMGQKTGGQYLVGGLDCTVHRNFFGSQIQSFEAELSVPELVSKEGGPETFRGIFIRAPAILEAGPEVQVLADYLVPSSRLLSSDSSIEDKMFWIWQENAEEESKVIVAVRQGNILATAFHPELTADTRWHSYFVKMSNEIGEEASSSSLVPAQVSTSQYQQPRNDLPIFQ, encoded by the exons ATGGCCGTCGTTGGCGTCCTCGCGCTGCAAGGATCTTTCAACGAACACATAGCTG CACTTAGAAGGTTAGGAGTGAAAGGTGTGGAGATTCGAAAGCCGGAGCAGCTTAACACAATTAGTTCCCTCATAATCCCTGGTGGAGAAAGCACCACTATGGCTAAGCTCGCCGAGTATCACAACTTG TTTCCTGCTTTACGAGAGTTTGTACAAATGGGAAAGCCTGTTTGGGGAACCTGTGCAGGGCTTATATTCTTGGCAAATAAAGCTATGG GACAGAAGACTGGTGGACAATATTTGGTTGGTGGACTTGATTGTACAGTGCATAGAAATTTCTTTGGCAGCCAG ATTCAAAGCTTTGAGGCAGAGCTTTCAGTGCCAGAGCTCGTCTCCAAAGAAGGAGGTCCTGAAACATTTCGTGGAATTTTTATTCGTGCCCCTGCAATTCTTGAAGCAGGGCCAGAAGTTCAAGTGCTGGCTGATTATCTTGTACCTTCTAGCAGATTGTTGAGTTCCGATTCCTCTATTGAAGACAAAATG TTTTGGATATGGCAGGAGAATGCTGAGGAAGAAAGTAAAGTTATAGTTGCTGTGAGACAAGGGAACATATTAGCGACTGCTTTCCATCCTGAATTGACAGCTGATACTCGATG gCATAGTTATTTCgtaaaaatgtcaaatgaaattGGAGAAGAGGCCTCTTCAAGTAGCCTTGTTCCTGCACAAGTCAGTACAAGTCAATACCAACAGCCCCGGAATGACCTTCCTATCTTTCAATAG
- the LOC100305961 gene encoding high mobility group B protein 1-like isoform X1: MKTAKGKGAARPSKESLKPVDDRKVGKRKASGKPEKSRAPKKEKKAKKDPNKPKRPPSAFFVFLEEFRKTFKAENPLVKAVSVVGKAGGEKWKSLSSAEKAPYEAKAAKRKAEYEKLIKAYEKKQASSADDDESDKSKSEVNDEDDASGEEDHQEDEDDEEEEDDEDDD; encoded by the exons ATGAAGACTGCAAAGGGCAAGGGAGCAGCGAGGCCCTCAAAAGAATCACTGAAGCCTGTTGATGACCG AAAGGTTGGAAAGCGGAAGGCTTCTGGTAAGCCTGAGAAAAGCAGAGCAccaaagaaggagaagaaggccAAGAAAGACCCCAACAAGCCTAAAAGACCACCGAGTGCTTTCTTCGTGTTCCT TGAGGAGTTCAGGAAGACCTTTAAGGCTGAGAATCCTCTCGTGAAGGCTGTATCAGTT GTTGGAAAAGCTGGAGGAGAGAAATGGAAATCCCTGTCCAGTGCT gagAAAGCTCCATATGAAGCCAAGGCTGCAAAAAGGAAAGCTGAGTATGAAAAACTTATCAAAGCTTATGAGAAAAAGCAG GCAAGCTCTgcagatgatgatgaatcaGACAAGTCCAAATCTGAAGtgaatgatgaagatgatgCCAGTGGAGAG GAGGACCACCAAGAGGACGAGGATGATGAGGAGGAAGAGGACGATGAAGATGATGACTGA
- the LOC100786227 gene encoding probable pyridoxal 5'-phosphate synthase subunit PDX2 isoform X2, with product MAVVGVLALQGSFNEHIAALRRLGVKGVEIRKPEQLNTISSLIIPGGESTTMAKLAEYHNLFPALREFVQMGKPVWGTCAGLIFLANKAMGQKTGGQYLVGGLDCTVHRNFFGSQIQSFEAELSVPELVSKEGGPETFRGIFIRAPAILEAGPEVQVLADYLVPSSRLLSSDSSIEDKMENAEEESKVIVAVRQGNILATAFHPELTADTRWHSYFVKMSNEIGEEASSSSLVPAQVSTSQYQQPRNDLPIFQ from the exons ATGGCCGTCGTTGGCGTCCTCGCGCTGCAAGGATCTTTCAACGAACACATAGCTG CACTTAGAAGGTTAGGAGTGAAAGGTGTGGAGATTCGAAAGCCGGAGCAGCTTAACACAATTAGTTCCCTCATAATCCCTGGTGGAGAAAGCACCACTATGGCTAAGCTCGCCGAGTATCACAACTTG TTTCCTGCTTTACGAGAGTTTGTACAAATGGGAAAGCCTGTTTGGGGAACCTGTGCAGGGCTTATATTCTTGGCAAATAAAGCTATGG GACAGAAGACTGGTGGACAATATTTGGTTGGTGGACTTGATTGTACAGTGCATAGAAATTTCTTTGGCAGCCAG ATTCAAAGCTTTGAGGCAGAGCTTTCAGTGCCAGAGCTCGTCTCCAAAGAAGGAGGTCCTGAAACATTTCGTGGAATTTTTATTCGTGCCCCTGCAATTCTTGAAGCAGGGCCAGAAGTTCAAGTGCTGGCTGATTATCTTGTACCTTCTAGCAGATTGTTGAGTTCCGATTCCTCTATTGAAGACAAAATG GAGAATGCTGAGGAAGAAAGTAAAGTTATAGTTGCTGTGAGACAAGGGAACATATTAGCGACTGCTTTCCATCCTGAATTGACAGCTGATACTCGATG gCATAGTTATTTCgtaaaaatgtcaaatgaaattGGAGAAGAGGCCTCTTCAAGTAGCCTTGTTCCTGCACAAGTCAGTACAAGTCAATACCAACAGCCCCGGAATGACCTTCCTATCTTTCAATAG